One window of the Falco biarmicus isolate bFalBia1 chromosome 2, bFalBia1.pri, whole genome shotgun sequence genome contains the following:
- the ADAMTS1 gene encoding A disintegrin and metalloproteinase with thrombospondin motifs 1, which yields MRSGGRLPVPLLAALLGLCSAELPAERRALVLPRRLGAAGGRERFRLDAFGERLELELEPDSSFLAPDFTLQYLGGPPPPPSPEDDLSRCFYSGTVNRDPSSAAALSLCAGMRGAFSLRGRQYLIQPAPGTAHRRGAHLLRLRGTRRAAPSARCAVAEAGAEAEAAGTEPAGNAETRSRRKKRFVSSPRYVETMLVADQSMAEFHGSGLKHYLLTLLSVAAKLYKHPSIRNSISLVVVKIMVIYEERKGPDISSNAALTLRNFCSWQKQHNPPSDRHAEHYDTAILFTRQDLCGAKTCDTLGMADVGTVCDLNRSCSIIEDDGLQAAFTTAHELGHVFNMPHDDAKQCAGINGISRDFHMMASMLSNLDRSQPWSPCSAYMITTFLDNGHGECLLDKPHKPIQLPSDLPGTLYDANRQCQFTFGDESKHCPDAASTCTTLWCTGTSGGLLVCQTKHFPWADGTSCGEGKWCMNGKCVNKTEKKHYDTPVHGSWGSWGSWGECSRTCGGGVQYSFRECDNPVPRNGGKYCEGKRVQYRSCNIEDCPDNDGKTFREEQCEKHNEFSKSAFGSGPAVEWTPKFAGVSPKDRCKLVCRAKGTGYFFVLQPKVVDGTPCSPDSTSVCVQGQCVKAGCDRMIGSNKKFDKCGICGGNGSTCKKVSGTFVRAKPGYHDVVTIPAGATNIEVKQRNHRGARHDGSFLAIKAADGTYILNGDYTLSTLEQDITYKGSVLRYSGSSAALERIRSFSPLKEPLTIQVLTVGDLPQPKIKFTYFVKKPTQPGSEKAPSRKKESFNAIREIISSEWVIEEWGECSKSCGSGWQRRAVECRDPRGRPATDCTQELKPSDVRPCADVPCPQWQLGDWSPCSKTCGKGFKKRLLKCISYDGSVLPQESCEPSKKPKHLIDFCNVTDCS from the exons ATGAGGAGCGGGGGGCGCCTGCCGGTGCCGCTGCTGGCggcgctgctggggctgtgcagcgcCGAGCTCCCCGCCGAGCGGCGGGCGCTGGTGCTACCGCGGCGCCTGGGCGCTGCCGGCGGCCGGGAGCGCTTCCGCCTGGACGCCTTCGGGGAgcggctggagctggagctggagccgGACAGCAGCTTCCTGGCCCCGGACTTCACCCTGCAGTACCTgggcgggccgccgccgcctccgtCGCCGGAGGACGACCTCTCCCGCTGCTTCTACTCGGGCACCGTCAACCGGGACCCCAGCTCCGCCGCCGCCCTCAGCCTATGCGCGGGGATGCGCGGCGCCTTCTCCCTGCGGGGCCGCCAGTACCTCATCCAGCCGGCCCCCGGCACCGCGCACCGCCGCGGCGCCCACCTCCTCCGCCTCCGCGGGACCCGCCGAGCCGCCCCCTCCGCCCGCTGCGCCGTGGCCGAGGCGGGGGCGgaggcggaggcggcggggaCGGAGCCCGCCGGGAACGCAG aaacgagaagcagaaggaagaaaaggttcGTGTCCAGCCCCCGCTACGTGGAGACCATGCTGGTAGCCGACCAGTCCATGGCCGAGTTCCATGGCAGCGGGCTGAAGCACTATCTCCTGACCTTGCTATCCGTGGCGGCCAAGCTGTACAAGCACCCCAGCATCCGCAACTCCATCAGCCTGGTGGTGGTGAAAATCATGGTCATTTACGAGGAGCGGAAGGGACCCGATATCTCTTCCAATGCGGCCCTGACTTTGAGAAacttctgcagctggcagaagcagcacaacCCACCCAGCGACCGGCACGCGGAGCACTACGACACGGCAATCCTCTTCACCAGGCAG gaccTCTGTGGTGCCAAGACATGTGATACTCTTGGGATGGCTGATGTGGGAACAGTTTGTGATCTAAACCGCAGTTGCTCTATCATAGAAGACGATGGCTTACAGGCTGCCTTTACAACAGCCCATGAACTAG gccACGTGTTTAACATGCCTCATGATGATGCAAAGCAGTGTGCTGGTATTAATGGAATAAGCCGGGATTTCCACATGATGGCATCTATGCTTTCCAATCTGGATCGCAGCCAGCCGTGGTCTCCATGTAGTGCCTACATGATTACAACATTTTTGGATAATGGTCATG gtGAGTGTTTGTTGGACAAGCCCCACAAACCTATCCAGCTTCCTTCTGACTTGCCTGGCACATTGTACGATGCGAACAGACAGTGCCAGTTTACCTTTGGCGATGAGTCCAAACACTGCCCTGATGCAGCCAGTACGTGTACGACGCTGTGGTGTACTGGCACTTCGGGAGGACTGCTTGTGTGCCAAACCAAACACTTCCCTTGGGCAGATGGCACCAGTTGCGGGGAAGGGAAGTGGTGTATGAATGGCAAGTGTGTGAATAAAACTGAGAAGAAGCATTATGAT ACACCGGTGCATGGgagctgggggtcctgggggtcctggggagAGTGCTCTCGGACCTGCGGCGGTGGAGTGCAGTACTCCTTCAGAGAGTGTGACAACCCTGTCCCAAGGAATGGGGGGAAATACTGTGAAGGGAAGCGAGTGCAATACAGATCATGTAACATTGAGGACTGTCCAGACAATGATG GCAAAACCTTTAGGGAAGAACAATGTGAAAAGCACAATGAATTTTCCAAGTCTGCCTTTGGAAGTGGACCTGCAGTGGAGTGGACACCCAAGTTTGCTGGTGTTTCTCCAAAGGACAGGTGCAAGCTGGTCTGCCGAGCAAAAGGAACAGGATACTTCTTTGTTTTACAGCCAAAG GTTGTGGATGGTACCCCGTGTAGCCCCGATTCCACCTCTGTCTGTGTCCAGGGACAGTGCGTAAAGGCTGGCTGCGACCGTATGATAGGATCCAATAAGAAGTTTGACAAGTGCGGTATCTGCGGTGGCAATGGATCCACCTGCAAGAAAGTGTCTGGCACGTTTGTTAGAGCAAA ACCTGGCTACCATGATGTTGTCACCATTCCAGCTGGAGCAACAAACATTGAGGTGAAGCAGCGAAACCACAGGGGCGCAAGGCATGACGGCAGCTTCCTCGCCATCAAAGCTGCAGATGGCACCTACATCCTCAATGGTGATTACACGCTGTCAACGCTGGAGCAGGACATCACCTACAAGGGCAGTGTGCTGAGGTACAGCGGCTCCTCTGCTGCCCTGGAGAGGATCCGCAGTTTCAGCCCTCTGAAGGAACCTCTGACCATCCAGGTCCTCACAGTGGGGGACCTGCCACAGCCCAAGATCAAGTTCACCTACTTTGTGAAGAAGCCCACACAGCCTGGGTCAGAGAAGGCGCCAAGTAGAAAGAAAGAGTCCTTCAACGCCATCAGGGAAATCATCTCCTCTGAGTGGGTGATCGAGGAGTGGGGCGAGTGCTCCAAGTCTTGTGGCTCGGGCTGGCAGCGGCGGGCAGTGGAGTGCCGGGACCCCCGGGGGCGGCCGGCCACCGACTGCACACAGGAGCTGAAGCCCAGTGATGTCCGTCCCTGTGCTGATGTGCCCTGCCCACAGTGGCAGCTGGGGGACTGGTCGCCCTGCTCTAAGACATGCGGGAAAGGTTTCAAGAAGAGATtgttgaaatgtatttcttacGATGGCAGCGTGCTGCCGCAAGAAAGCTGTGAGCCTTCCAAGAAACCGAAACACCTAATAGACTTCTGCAACGTTACGGACTGCAGTTAA